In Flammeovirgaceae bacterium 311, one DNA window encodes the following:
- a CDS encoding CopY family transcriptional repressor (COG3682 Predicted transcriptional regulator), whose amino-acid sequence MPEPTRAELEILQVLWQHGPSTVRYVNDELNKQRAVNYTSTLKLMQIMVDKGLLQRDESSMKHVYRVAEAEAKTKDALLDKFIDTMYQGSAGKLMMQLLGNKKTSEAELKAIKEMIRKMEQEK is encoded by the coding sequence TTGCCTGAGCCCACCCGGGCTGAGCTGGAAATCCTGCAGGTACTTTGGCAGCATGGCCCATCTACCGTGCGCTATGTTAATGACGAGCTAAACAAGCAGCGTGCGGTAAATTACACCTCTACCCTAAAGCTGATGCAGATTATGGTAGACAAGGGTTTACTGCAGCGCGACGAAAGCAGCATGAAGCATGTTTACAGGGTAGCCGAAGCAGAAGCAAAAACCAAAGATGCGCTGCTCGATAAATTTATTGACACCATGTACCAGGGATCGGCCGGTAAGCTGATGATGCAGCTGCTGGGCAATAAAAAAACTTCAGAAGCAGAACTGAAAGCCATCAAGGAAATGATCAGAAAAATGGAGCAGGAAAAATAA
- a CDS encoding multi-sensor hybrid histidine kinase (COG3292 Predicted periplasmic ligand-binding sensor domain): MITKEGLAALTVAVPVFQAYRLKEGLTHAVPVNVIGVLTLLLSVFLTLPGVAQTAAALPTDQYRYYDINKIHSNEVIKGITKDDKGFVWLATDQGVLRFDGNETVLFFKELPSPYTKKFLKRKNGQLLVLTDYGVKEIIHNPDTTYFRPMEVGGKPLDEPLNYPKSVFEDKEGNVWIGEANAVVKLSEAGFKRYFLGARYQSINYHRSFSFADDAFGHIWIAPYQGRLLTYNKAQDRLEEVGISNYPLTEATAIISLRGDHLLIFGKEGILQLKIDSGKNILENTWIGGPGYISTAILIDNVLYVGTWGNGLYFANTGETPYRFQKLSALSFRDVLDFHYDQQLDEIWITGSENIGLLKPSVVKPMQALGDSRIESFDFDSTGTLYYSTGEQLLKLAPAEGEEVSSLQAATSAYFDRIVADDDKLWIGDALGRISYYSLSTNDMQQVRDSISGPTVTYILKDREGNKWFAGLNELVKVDNNGEVGVYEEVSNSVVLGQSASGELLCGGQGRSNLLYRFQEETNQFKPLKVDFTFAATEAIIVNDIAFDSLGNAWLATSEGLVRTTAKGEGYTAERVTLKGIDINEPLTSILILGEQVWLGYPNALAFYKQGQVVLYTRENGLPSRVLKERCFRLHDNKLYVATAKGLAQIDITRPFYQLTPQPQLKGVLINGEKFPISGSENLRFPHGARMQFDFASLTYPGNNVLYQTRLSGAEKNWSEPSPNNSISIFGFSEGTYTLQVRARDTGYLWSEPMEFTFVVAAPWYKSWWALLLFLLAGVLLIITSVKVYHYHLINQKKRLQRIIEERTREISLQKNEIIEQKNKLIQQKEELIEKNNAVYKSQKALTEADLKFMHLKEKQLQDQIEYRNKQITTHTLNIIQKNEMMQELRDQLEKSIKASNGSAPQTELKKMLKMIDESYRLDKDWEDFKLYFEQIHTGFYAKLKVNYPDLTNQELRHCALIRLNLSNAECASLLGISPGSIKVTRTRLRKKLNLENHQSLTDLLMGI, translated from the coding sequence ATGATCACTAAAGAAGGTTTAGCAGCTTTAACTGTGGCAGTACCGGTATTTCAGGCATACAGGCTGAAAGAGGGCTTAACGCATGCTGTACCGGTCAATGTTATAGGGGTACTTACCTTACTTTTGTCGGTGTTCCTGACCTTACCGGGGGTGGCACAAACCGCTGCGGCTCTGCCTACAGATCAGTACCGGTACTACGATATCAATAAAATTCACTCCAATGAGGTGATCAAAGGCATCACCAAGGATGATAAAGGCTTTGTATGGCTGGCCACAGACCAGGGAGTGCTGCGCTTCGATGGTAACGAAACAGTGCTGTTCTTTAAAGAGCTTCCCAGCCCCTACACCAAAAAATTCCTGAAAAGAAAAAACGGGCAGTTGCTGGTGCTTACCGATTACGGCGTTAAGGAAATTATTCATAACCCGGATACCACCTATTTCAGGCCCATGGAGGTAGGAGGGAAGCCACTGGACGAACCTCTTAATTACCCCAAGTCTGTTTTTGAAGATAAAGAAGGCAACGTCTGGATCGGCGAAGCTAATGCAGTAGTAAAACTTTCTGAGGCCGGGTTCAAACGGTATTTTCTGGGAGCCAGATACCAGTCTATTAACTACCACCGCTCTTTTTCCTTTGCCGACGATGCCTTTGGCCATATCTGGATAGCACCTTACCAGGGCAGGCTGCTGACCTACAACAAAGCCCAGGACAGGCTGGAGGAAGTTGGCATCAGCAATTATCCCCTTACAGAGGCAACCGCCATCATTAGTCTTCGCGGCGATCATTTGCTGATCTTTGGAAAGGAGGGGATTCTTCAGCTTAAGATTGACAGCGGGAAAAACATCCTGGAAAACACCTGGATAGGAGGCCCCGGCTATATATCCACGGCCATTCTTATCGATAATGTTCTCTATGTGGGCACCTGGGGCAACGGACTTTACTTTGCCAACACAGGAGAGACACCATACCGCTTTCAGAAATTAAGCGCTCTTTCTTTCCGGGATGTGCTGGATTTTCATTACGATCAGCAACTTGATGAAATATGGATTACAGGCAGTGAAAATATAGGCTTGTTGAAGCCCTCGGTGGTAAAGCCCATGCAGGCCCTGGGCGATTCGCGCATAGAATCTTTTGACTTCGACAGCACGGGCACCCTCTACTATTCTACAGGGGAGCAGCTCCTGAAACTGGCACCTGCAGAAGGGGAGGAGGTAAGTAGCTTACAGGCGGCCACCTCTGCCTATTTCGATCGCATTGTGGCCGATGATGATAAGTTGTGGATAGGCGATGCCCTTGGCAGAATCTCCTACTATAGTCTTTCTACAAATGATATGCAGCAGGTTCGGGATAGTATTTCAGGACCAACGGTAACCTATATCCTAAAAGACAGGGAAGGGAATAAATGGTTTGCAGGTTTGAATGAACTGGTGAAGGTAGATAACAACGGAGAAGTAGGGGTCTATGAAGAGGTGAGTAATTCTGTGGTCCTGGGGCAGTCTGCCAGCGGAGAGCTGCTTTGCGGTGGGCAGGGACGCAGCAACTTATTGTACCGGTTCCAGGAGGAAACAAATCAGTTTAAGCCGCTGAAGGTAGATTTTACATTTGCGGCTACAGAGGCAATAATAGTAAACGATATAGCCTTTGACAGCCTGGGAAATGCCTGGCTGGCTACCAGCGAAGGGCTGGTGCGCACAACAGCAAAAGGCGAGGGCTATACAGCTGAAAGGGTTACCCTTAAGGGGATTGATATTAACGAACCGCTTACGTCAATTCTCATTCTGGGAGAGCAGGTCTGGCTGGGATACCCAAATGCCCTGGCCTTTTACAAGCAGGGGCAGGTAGTGCTCTATACCCGCGAAAATGGCCTGCCTTCCAGGGTACTGAAGGAAAGGTGTTTCCGGCTGCACGACAATAAGCTTTATGTGGCCACCGCCAAAGGACTTGCCCAGATAGATATTACACGGCCGTTTTACCAGTTAACGCCCCAGCCCCAGCTCAAAGGGGTACTGATCAACGGCGAGAAGTTTCCTATATCGGGTAGCGAGAATCTCAGGTTTCCGCATGGAGCAAGAATGCAGTTCGATTTTGCAAGCCTTACCTATCCGGGCAATAATGTATTGTACCAGACTCGCCTGAGTGGTGCAGAAAAGAACTGGTCGGAGCCCAGCCCCAACAATTCTATCTCCATATTCGGTTTTTCTGAAGGTACATATACGCTGCAGGTTAGGGCCCGTGATACAGGATATCTATGGAGCGAGCCCATGGAGTTTACATTTGTGGTGGCAGCACCCTGGTACAAATCCTGGTGGGCTTTACTGCTTTTCCTGCTGGCGGGCGTGTTACTGATTATCACCTCTGTTAAGGTTTACCACTACCACCTGATTAACCAGAAGAAAAGGCTGCAACGGATCATAGAGGAGCGCACCCGGGAAATTAGCCTGCAGAAGAATGAGATCATTGAGCAAAAGAACAAGCTGATCCAGCAGAAGGAAGAGCTTATTGAAAAAAATAACGCTGTGTATAAATCACAAAAAGCCTTAACCGAGGCAGATCTGAAATTTATGCATTTAAAGGAAAAGCAGCTGCAGGATCAGATAGAATACCGCAACAAGCAGATCACGACGCATACGCTCAACATCATCCAGAAAAATGAGATGATGCAGGAATTACGTGATCAGCTGGAGAAGAGCATCAAAGCCTCAAATGGTAGTGCGCCCCAAACGGAGCTCAAGAAAATGCTGAAGATGATAGATGAAAGCTATCGCCTGGACAAGGACTGGGAAGACTTTAAGCTTTACTTCGAGCAGATCCATACCGGCTTTTATGCCAAGCTTAAAGTGAATTACCCCGACCTTACCAACCAGGAGCTGCGGCACTGCGCCCTCATCAGGCTTAACCTAAGCAATGCCGAATGTGCCTCCCTGCTGGGAATTTCTCCAGGCAGTATCAAAGTTACCCGCACCCGTCTGCGTAAAAAATTAAATTTGGAAAACCACCAGAGCCTTACCGATCTGTTAATGGGTATTTAA
- a CDS encoding hypothetical protein (COG1629 Outer membrane receptor proteins, mostly Fe transport): MNKIFTRHALLLWLFVMFGALSAWAQGRSVSGTVTSSTGDEPLPGVAIRVQGTTTGTVTDLDGRYQIQVPSDAAVLVFSYVGFNTQEITVGNRTTINIKLAEDVETLGEVVVVGYGVQEKREVTGSIARVDGDRIAEMPTPSFEAALQGRAAGVQVIQGSGLAGSGSVIKIRGTSAISASGDPLYVVDGVPITQDNFLGGNRGAMNQNPLATINPEDIESVEILKDAGAAAIYGSRGANGVILVTTKRGKSKKGTLNFSTDHGFSGPAVKQEFLNTAELIQLRQEAWENDGNTGPVWLPGFTTAESSSEARAQAIQQALQTNTDWWDETTRTGYLQEYNLSYSKANERLSTFISGSYSDNESFLKGNSYERLSGRVNLDANLAKNFKVTLSSSVSRGINNRVDAAWSGGLGQAMSTALPYYPIYNQDGTFFNDGSNPVRTRELLDWRVRDLRTISNLTLTYTPIKNLNIRAVGGYDYLDSNDDTFSPAELNGSANNNANRYKVWTENYTLSLQADYQLQLENSKLTLLGGTEYQDKTNNFRDFSVVGIENPIYDYEDAEDAGLNQNRQDIDIIRFFSYFGRATYSIKDRYILQGIARVDASSTFGPDNQTGFFPSVSAAWIVSEEGFMQNISQVSMLKLRGSYGLIGTPPGATNLYRGTYIVEGNNPYAGSDVIYPERLPNPGLKWQTTYNTDLGLEFGLFGNRITGELAYYNRLTQDVLVNRANPPSTGFGTYWDNVGEIRNTGVEFEFSSKNLVGNFSWTTNFNIAHNNNEVLSLGDLTPDAAGGGTNDTRVVVGYPVGANYLVRFSGVDPADGLPIWLDAEGYQTKEFSLDHRVIVGDVLPDFTGGISNTFGYGGFDLSFLFTFTKGGNIYDGSAKRQLGKVTDWNMRSEIADRWTGPGDTDAKFPRLTLQNYPGLPDEWQYNSTLFLHDASFLRLRNLSIGYNLPASAAAKIRASTARVSLSAMNLLTFTKYPGDPEIARDFENLQDRNMSPNVTYLTTPQQRSITLGVNLSF; this comes from the coding sequence ATGAACAAAATTTTTACGAGACATGCCCTGCTCTTATGGCTGTTCGTTATGTTTGGCGCCCTCTCCGCATGGGCGCAGGGCCGCAGCGTATCGGGTACCGTTACTTCTTCTACCGGTGATGAACCCCTTCCCGGAGTTGCCATTCGGGTGCAAGGCACTACCACCGGTACTGTAACAGATCTGGATGGCCGTTATCAAATACAGGTTCCTTCTGATGCAGCTGTGCTGGTGTTTTCTTATGTGGGTTTCAATACCCAGGAAATAACCGTTGGCAACCGTACTACCATTAATATAAAACTGGCAGAAGATGTCGAAACATTGGGCGAAGTAGTGGTAGTAGGCTATGGTGTGCAGGAAAAAAGAGAGGTTACAGGCTCTATTGCCAGAGTTGATGGTGACAGAATCGCTGAAATGCCTACTCCCAGCTTTGAAGCAGCCCTGCAGGGAAGGGCCGCCGGTGTGCAGGTGATCCAGGGCAGTGGACTGGCAGGCAGTGGTTCTGTTATTAAAATACGTGGTACCAGCGCCATCAGCGCCAGCGGCGATCCGCTCTATGTGGTAGATGGTGTACCTATTACACAGGATAACTTTTTAGGCGGTAACAGGGGTGCCATGAACCAGAACCCCCTGGCTACGATTAACCCCGAAGATATTGAATCGGTTGAAATCCTGAAAGATGCTGGCGCCGCTGCTATTTATGGCTCAAGAGGAGCCAATGGCGTAATCCTGGTGACCACCAAAAGAGGTAAATCCAAAAAAGGCACGCTTAACTTCAGTACCGATCATGGCTTTTCAGGTCCGGCAGTAAAACAGGAGTTCCTAAATACTGCAGAGCTGATACAGCTACGCCAGGAGGCATGGGAAAACGACGGCAACACCGGCCCGGTCTGGCTGCCTGGTTTTACCACCGCCGAATCCAGCAGTGAGGCCAGGGCGCAGGCCATACAGCAGGCCTTGCAGACTAATACCGACTGGTGGGATGAAACAACCAGAACTGGCTACCTGCAGGAATATAACCTTTCCTATTCCAAGGCTAATGAGCGTTTAAGCACGTTTATATCCGGCTCCTACAGCGATAACGAGAGCTTTCTGAAAGGCAACAGCTATGAGCGCCTTAGCGGCCGCGTGAATCTGGATGCAAATCTTGCCAAAAATTTCAAGGTTACACTTTCATCTTCTGTCAGCAGGGGCATTAACAACCGGGTAGATGCTGCCTGGAGTGGTGGTTTGGGACAGGCCATGTCAACAGCGCTTCCATACTATCCTATTTATAACCAGGATGGCACCTTTTTCAACGATGGTTCTAATCCTGTGAGAACCAGAGAGCTGCTGGACTGGCGAGTAAGGGACTTGCGAACCATCAGCAACCTGACACTGACCTACACACCCATCAAGAACCTGAATATTAGGGCAGTGGGTGGTTACGATTACCTGGACAGCAATGATGATACCTTCAGCCCTGCTGAACTAAACGGTTCTGCAAACAACAACGCCAACAGGTATAAAGTCTGGACAGAAAACTATACCCTTTCGCTGCAGGCTGATTACCAGTTGCAGCTGGAAAATAGCAAACTAACTTTGTTAGGCGGTACAGAGTATCAGGATAAGACCAACAATTTCAGGGATTTTTCCGTAGTAGGCATAGAAAACCCCATTTATGATTATGAAGATGCGGAAGATGCCGGCCTGAATCAGAACAGACAGGATATAGATATCATCAGGTTCTTCAGCTACTTTGGCCGTGCTACCTATTCGATCAAAGACCGCTACATATTACAGGGTATTGCCCGCGTAGATGCTTCTTCCACCTTTGGTCCTGATAACCAGACTGGTTTCTTCCCATCGGTGTCGGCTGCCTGGATTGTTTCTGAAGAAGGTTTCATGCAAAACATCTCCCAGGTCAGCATGCTGAAATTAAGAGGTAGCTATGGTTTGATTGGTACACCCCCAGGTGCTACTAACCTGTACAGAGGTACTTATATCGTAGAAGGTAACAATCCTTACGCTGGTAGTGATGTAATCTATCCGGAAAGACTGCCAAACCCTGGCTTAAAATGGCAAACCACCTACAACACCGACCTGGGGCTTGAGTTTGGTTTATTTGGTAACCGCATTACAGGCGAGCTGGCCTATTACAATCGCTTAACACAGGATGTATTGGTAAACCGTGCCAATCCGCCTTCAACCGGTTTTGGCACTTACTGGGATAACGTAGGCGAAATTCGCAATACAGGTGTTGAGTTTGAGTTCTCCTCTAAAAACCTGGTAGGTAACTTTAGCTGGACTACCAATTTTAACATAGCCCATAACAATAATGAAGTACTAAGCCTGGGCGACCTTACACCGGATGCAGCAGGTGGTGGAACCAACGACACCCGTGTGGTGGTGGGCTATCCGGTAGGTGCTAACTACCTGGTTCGCTTTTCAGGCGTTGATCCTGCCGATGGCTTGCCCATCTGGCTGGATGCTGAGGGATATCAGACCAAAGAATTCTCACTGGATCACAGGGTAATTGTTGGTGATGTACTGCCAGACTTTACAGGCGGTATCTCCAACACCTTTGGCTATGGCGGGTTTGACCTGAGCTTCCTGTTTACCTTTACCAAAGGAGGTAATATTTATGATGGCTCTGCAAAACGCCAGCTTGGTAAAGTAACAGACTGGAACATGCGGAGCGAGATTGCAGACCGCTGGACTGGTCCAGGCGATACGGATGCTAAGTTCCCACGTCTGACGCTGCAAAACTATCCCGGCCTACCCGATGAGTGGCAGTATAACTCAACCCTGTTCCTGCACGATGCCTCCTTCCTGCGTTTGCGCAACCTTAGCATAGGGTATAATCTGCCTGCTTCTGCTGCCGCTAAAATACGCGCTTCTACAGCCCGGGTATCCCTTAGTGCCATGAACCTGCTCACCTTCACCAAATATCCTGGAGATCCCGAAATTGCCCGTGATTTTGAAAACCTGCAGGACAGGAACATGAGCCCTAACGTTACTTACCTGACAACCCCGCAGCAGCGTTCCATTACCCTGGGTGTTAATCTATCTTTTTAA
- a CDS encoding RagB/SusD domain-containing protein, translated as MNNKIYKLLLGMALLAGTTACEPDLTVPLRGEITDEQALSDPAALRKTLNGIYQLLGNDRTYGGRFQIANDLLGDDINGSSLTGDYGSVYTRTTTIFGDVKNQLYSEPYIAIYRANVVLENLQVVTNQQERAILEGEAKFLRAISHFAVARLFAQPYVSGQANTQPGIPIRTSTESSAAVRASVGEVYEQIISDLQDAADLLPAQNAPFATEWAAKGVLARVYFQMNDFQNAYTYANDVIENSQFEFNPSSEEFLLRFSQEESSESILSIVNDERNTNIGAEFRNQYRSDVAIPNLRVAPALFNLASANSADARNAWYDNETYPGNIVLTKFNRDFFSVPLVHITELKLIRAESAAELNQNLEVAIADINDIIRRAYGENSTRLLPDNAAAAVIKQRVREERRLELVGEGDRGQELKRRGALGENIVVRGAPYDCPGAVLQFPQGEIANSPGFVKNIESGCN; from the coding sequence ATGAACAATAAAATATATAAACTATTGCTGGGAATGGCGCTGCTGGCGGGCACTACAGCATGTGAGCCAGATCTTACCGTTCCCCTGAGAGGTGAAATTACTGATGAGCAGGCTCTCTCTGACCCGGCTGCCCTGCGTAAAACGCTGAATGGTATTTACCAGCTGCTGGGCAACGACAGAACCTATGGTGGCAGGTTTCAGATTGCCAACGACCTTTTAGGGGATGATATCAATGGTTCTTCCCTAACGGGTGATTATGGCTCTGTTTATACCAGAACCACTACCATTTTTGGAGATGTAAAAAATCAGCTCTACAGCGAGCCTTATATTGCCATTTACAGGGCCAATGTGGTGCTGGAAAATCTCCAGGTAGTGACCAACCAACAGGAGCGGGCAATTCTGGAAGGCGAAGCCAAGTTCTTACGTGCCATATCGCACTTTGCTGTGGCCAGGCTTTTTGCTCAGCCTTATGTATCCGGACAGGCAAATACGCAGCCTGGAATTCCAATCCGTACCTCCACAGAATCTTCTGCAGCGGTTCGTGCAAGTGTTGGGGAGGTATATGAGCAGATTATAAGCGACCTGCAGGATGCAGCAGATCTGTTGCCGGCACAAAATGCGCCTTTTGCTACAGAATGGGCTGCCAAGGGTGTTCTGGCGAGGGTTTATTTCCAGATGAACGACTTCCAGAATGCCTATACCTACGCCAATGATGTGATTGAGAACAGCCAGTTCGAATTTAACCCCAGCAGTGAAGAGTTTCTGCTGCGGTTTTCTCAGGAGGAATCTTCTGAAAGCATCCTGTCTATTGTCAACGATGAACGCAATACCAACATTGGTGCCGAATTCAGAAATCAGTACAGGTCTGATGTTGCCATTCCTAACCTGAGAGTTGCTCCCGCTTTGTTCAATCTTGCTTCTGCTAATTCCGCAGACGCAAGAAATGCCTGGTACGACAATGAAACCTATCCAGGCAACATTGTACTCACCAAGTTTAACAGAGACTTCTTTAGCGTACCCCTGGTGCACATCACAGAGCTGAAGCTAATCCGTGCAGAATCTGCAGCCGAGCTCAATCAAAATCTGGAGGTGGCTATTGCTGATATCAACGACATTATCAGAAGAGCCTACGGAGAGAACAGCACACGCCTGTTGCCCGACAATGCAGCTGCGGCTGTAATCAAACAACGTGTACGGGAGGAAAGAAGGCTGGAATTGGTAGGCGAAGGCGACAGAGGCCAGGAACTGAAAAGAAGAGGTGCACTGGGCGAGAACATTGTTGTACGTGGTGCTCCTTATGATTGTCCCGGCGCTGTGCTTCAGTTTCCACAAGGCGAGATTGCCAATAGCCCGGGTTTTGTAAAAAATATTGAAAGTGGCTGTAATTAA
- a CDS encoding alpha amylase, translated as MRKILYTIIPLLFFGIVAHSQTVTISPRNFTAVDEITITVDVTGNTALENLTTDAYLWLWVPGGPGAPSNVSPAASNANATAQAKFTKVEGEENLYTITLVPATFIGASPAEITQLGVILKGNDWSNGQTADALFDVDPLEFVDRVNRTFPDDFVPEDVVTIFFNQALADAGPIQDIEQIYATITATGVDESGTEVADIPLKNQYAEALQMKHEVAQIYSTSILPAVYFEVPAGVRLTAISYSFHNQDGSITTPTFTDEFLTQE; from the coding sequence ATGAGAAAAATATTATATACCATTATTCCGCTACTCTTTTTTGGAATAGTAGCGCATAGCCAGACAGTTACCATCTCTCCCAGGAATTTCACTGCAGTGGATGAAATTACCATTACGGTTGATGTAACGGGCAACACTGCACTGGAGAACCTTACGACCGATGCCTATCTGTGGCTCTGGGTGCCGGGTGGGCCGGGTGCTCCCTCTAATGTTAGTCCTGCTGCCAGTAACGCTAATGCTACTGCACAGGCTAAGTTCACAAAGGTAGAAGGAGAAGAAAATCTGTACACCATAACCCTGGTGCCGGCAACCTTTATTGGTGCTTCGCCGGCAGAAATTACTCAGCTTGGGGTAATTCTGAAGGGAAATGACTGGAGCAACGGACAAACCGCAGATGCGCTTTTTGATGTAGATCCGCTGGAATTTGTGGACCGTGTAAATCGCACCTTCCCCGATGATTTTGTACCGGAAGATGTGGTGACTATTTTCTTCAACCAGGCGCTGGCCGATGCTGGTCCTATCCAGGATATCGAGCAAATCTACGCGACCATTACGGCTACAGGCGTTGACGAAAGTGGTACTGAAGTAGCTGATATCCCTCTGAAAAACCAGTATGCGGAAGCGCTGCAGATGAAGCACGAAGTAGCACAGATCTATTCGACCTCTATTTTGCCCGCTGTTTATTTTGAAGTACCGGCAGGGGTAAGACTTACGGCCATCAGCTACAGTTTCCACAACCAGGACGGCAGCATCACCACCCCAACCTTTACAGATGAATTTCTAACCCAGGAGTAA